The Anoxybacillus flavithermus genome has a segment encoding these proteins:
- a CDS encoding proline--tRNA ligase, whose product MKQSMSFIPTLREVPADAEIKSHQLLLRAGFIRQNASGVYSFLPLGKRVLQKIEAIIREEMERAGAVELLMPALQQAELWQESGRWYSYGPELMRLKDRHERDFALGATHEEVITALVRDEVKSYKRLPLTLYQIQTKFRDEKRPRFGLLRGREFIMKDAYSFHASHESLDEVYNKMYEAYANVFRRCGLNFRAVIADSGAMGGKDTHEFMVLSDVGEDTIAYSDSSDYAANIEMAPVITTYERSDEPHAPLEKVHTPEQRTIEEVSQFLQVPKEKCIKSLLFKVDDRYVLVLVRGDHEVNDVKVKNILEATVVELATPEETKQVMNCEIGSLGPIGVRNDVLVLADHAVKAIVNGVCGANEAHYHYKGVNPDRDFVAQYADVRFIQEGDPSPDGKGTIRFARGIEVGHVFKLGTRYSEAMNATYLDENGRTQPMIMGCYGIGVSRTLAAIAEQYNDEHGLIWPTAVAPFHVHLISVNPKVDEQRELADEWYVQLQQEGFEVLYDDRAERPGVKFADSDLIGLPVRVTVGKRASEGIVEVKVRKTGETEEVHVSQLVETLRRYL is encoded by the coding sequence AAGTCATCAACTTCTCCTCCGTGCCGGTTTTATTCGTCAAAACGCAAGCGGGGTATACAGCTTCTTGCCGCTTGGTAAACGTGTATTACAAAAAATTGAGGCGATCATTCGTGAAGAGATGGAGCGAGCAGGCGCGGTAGAGCTACTCATGCCAGCGCTTCAACAAGCAGAGTTGTGGCAAGAGTCAGGTCGTTGGTATTCATACGGACCTGAATTAATGCGTTTGAAAGATCGCCACGAGCGTGACTTTGCGCTCGGCGCAACTCATGAAGAAGTCATTACGGCACTCGTGCGCGATGAAGTGAAATCGTATAAACGTTTGCCGCTTACGCTTTATCAAATTCAAACAAAGTTTCGTGACGAAAAACGTCCTCGTTTCGGTTTGCTTCGTGGCCGTGAGTTTATTATGAAAGATGCATATTCATTTCACGCTTCACACGAAAGTTTAGATGAAGTATACAATAAAATGTACGAAGCTTATGCCAATGTGTTCCGTCGTTGCGGATTAAATTTCCGTGCAGTCATTGCTGATTCTGGTGCGATGGGTGGAAAAGATACGCATGAATTTATGGTTTTATCCGATGTCGGTGAGGATACAATCGCATATTCAGACTCGTCTGACTATGCTGCGAACATTGAAATGGCACCGGTCATTACGACGTATGAGCGAAGTGATGAACCGCATGCTCCGCTTGAGAAAGTGCATACACCAGAACAACGTACAATTGAAGAAGTAAGTCAATTCCTTCAAGTGCCAAAAGAAAAGTGCATCAAGTCGTTATTATTTAAAGTAGATGATCGCTATGTGCTCGTTCTTGTGCGTGGTGACCATGAAGTAAATGATGTGAAAGTAAAAAATATATTAGAAGCAACAGTGGTGGAATTAGCGACACCAGAAGAAACGAAACAAGTGATGAATTGCGAAATCGGTTCACTTGGCCCAATCGGTGTCCGTAACGATGTGCTCGTTTTAGCGGACCATGCGGTAAAAGCGATTGTCAACGGCGTATGTGGGGCCAATGAAGCACACTATCACTATAAGGGAGTCAATCCGGATCGTGATTTTGTTGCGCAATACGCGGATGTTCGTTTCATTCAAGAAGGAGATCCATCACCAGATGGAAAAGGAACGATTCGCTTTGCGCGCGGAATTGAAGTAGGGCATGTATTTAAACTCGGCACGCGTTATAGCGAAGCGATGAATGCAACATACTTGGATGAAAACGGGCGTACGCAACCGATGATTATGGGTTGCTATGGCATTGGTGTCTCTCGCACGCTTGCAGCGATTGCTGAACAATATAATGATGAGCATGGTCTCATTTGGCCGACAGCTGTTGCTCCGTTTCATGTCCATCTCATTTCTGTCAATCCGAAAGTGGACGAGCAACGGGAACTTGCAGACGAATGGTACGTACAGTTGCAACAAGAAGGATTTGAAGTGTTGTATGACGATCGTGCTGAGCGTCCAGGCGTGAAATTCGCTGACAGCGATTTAATCGGCTTACCTGTGCGTGTAACAGTCGGAAAACGTGCAAGTGAAGGAATTGTTGAAGTAAAAGTTCGCAAAACAGGTGAAACAGAAGAAGTACATGTGTCGCAATTAGTGGAGACTTTGCGCCGATATTTGTAA